The uncultured Dysgonomonas sp. genome contains the following window.
TAAATCATATTTACCCAAGTAACTATATATGAGATTACCATCATCGTCATCATGACTATTCCGTTTCCGTTGGTAAATCTTCTTCCTCACCTCTGTCATTTTGGAACGAGAACGTCTTTTGTACTACCTGACCGTGGTTATCTTCTATATACACGTCTATCACTTGTTGGTCAGTAGAATGAGAAGTGTAATACATCCGAAACGTTTCTTTTTCCAAAAGATATAAATCGTTTGGTAGAAGTATAGTTCCATTTTCGAGTTGTAATTGGCCTTTGCCATCTACCTGAAAGTAACGAATGTAGAATTTAGTGTCTTGGAAGTTCCCTTCCTTTACAATCTGTGCACGGATTTCCGCCACCTCTCCCTGAACGATTTTTTTCTGAACTGGCATACAAACCAGATCAAATGCGTAAACCTTATTAATATCCATATCGCTACTACAGGCTAAGGCCAGCAGCATTATCGCTGCCAGCCACACTGTTATTCCGAAAAAAGTCTTTATTCTTTTCATCATTGTATTTGTATACTTTGTTAAATAAAAGGGGCTGTGCCCCCTAATTGATTATAAATTTGATTCCTACACCGAACTGCCCATGAAAATGCCCTGTAGAGTTACCCCAGAGGATACGTTCTCGCCCTGTAACGAGTAGCACCACACGGTCTGTCAGGTAGGTTTCGATTTCCAATGTGATAGCACCTCCATAGATAAAAGTATCTTTGTGTTGAAGTGTAGAGCCATCATACAGGGTCTTTTCGCCCCAATTCGATGTTTCATAGCCTGCAAGGGCAGAACCACCCAAAGAGAGGAAAACAGTCTTGGAAGGATCAGTCAGAAAATTGTAATAATAACCTCCCTCAGCCGTGAATTGGGTTATCGGTAATCGTTTTTCCCGATACGGGTAGTAGCGTTCCATATATTCCGCACCAAATACCCATTTGTTTCCGTTCTTAGCATAAGTCGCCAGCGCCACACCGAAATAATACCCCGCTTCATTATCATTCTTGGATGAATAGATTCCATCCACCATACCACCTGTGAGTTGTATGCCTCGCATACCCGGAAGTGAACGCTGTGCATGTGCTTGGTCTGTAAAGACCAGGCACAACGCAATCGTTAATATAAGATATAACCGTTTCATACTATTTCACTTTGAGTTCGTTAATAACCTTTGCTCGAACCAGATCTGCATTATCCAATGTAAACCGCTGATGACGTCCGCCTTCCTGCTCGTTAAGCTCTACAACCAACATTTTATCATCGGGAATCGTAAATTTCGGTAAAGTGAAAATCATGCGTTCTGTCTGTTGTCCACCTATCAGCATCAAATTATTGTAGGCACGGAGTGGCCAAATTACCTGCTCCTGAATTGCAGTACGTTTGGCTACTTTTTTATCTACAATCTTAAATGTGATA
Protein-coding sequences here:
- a CDS encoding conjugal transfer protein TraO; amino-acid sequence: MKRLYLILTIALCLVFTDQAHAQRSLPGMRGIQLTGGMVDGIYSSKNDNEAGYYFGVALATYAKNGNKWVFGAEYMERYYPYREKRLPITQFTAEGGYYYNFLTDPSKTVFLSLGGSALAGYETSNWGEKTLYDGSTLQHKDTFIYGGAITLEIETYLTDRVVLLVTGRERILWGNSTGHFHGQFGVGIKFIIN
- a CDS encoding DUF3872 domain-containing protein, which gives rise to MMKRIKTFFGITVWLAAIMLLALACSSDMDINKVYAFDLVCMPVQKKIVQGEVAEIRAQIVKEGNFQDTKFYIRYFQVDGKGQLQLENGTILLPNDLYLLEKETFRMYYTSHSTDQQVIDVYIEDNHGQVVQKTFSFQNDRGEEEDLPTETE